The Brienomyrus brachyistius isolate T26 unplaced genomic scaffold, BBRACH_0.4 scaffold51, whole genome shotgun sequence genome includes a window with the following:
- the LOC125723775 gene encoding serine/threonine-protein phosphatase 4 regulatory subunit 4-like isoform X1: MFGNKMTLNQSNLIGHIDDLQDLTINERPIRRSLKSAEEIEKLTVDEDLNDIERAVYLLSSGQEVQRASVVMNLPNLVRQNPAETFRRVVPKVREVLHVGGMELQLAAASSFLTILQDDIVLIQTHTHSILQIVLLYLDHRDAVVSNAWLETLLSAIDVLPKETIRQEILGPLVSKAQLSQTLPARLASCRILGKAALKFESPLVKKELLPIVLSLCQDVEFEVRSCMCRQLESIARGIGVEPTKTLVLPELMELAQDEGSMVRLAAFDTIVSLLEMFDSEDRTRIIFPLVKAFCEKCFQAEEAALASLSYQYGRLCHGLSGSFTEEQHLWFLEFYKKLCIVGLQQENGHSEAPTYPLELESKYALVRKNCAYNFPAMVVYVEPKHFLSELYPTFSSLCRDPEISVRRTTAVGFHEVAKLLGPSVHCIHKELVTLLQDDSLEVLDALMTHLQETLELATLRGEGGGPESKVSIPDLVPALAAAEQKAAASLRWRVHEKLLQRYACLPCIVSGDQIYFRFLQRMFTIVTTNNALPVQKEAARTLCVFLRYNRKQEQRQEIISKVAEQLAQGRSYWNRLRYLDLCEIAMDLFSKSYFCKYFLVMALELVNDPVANVRYKLCHMLPRLKASIRLPADKHLLQQLEFCVHRLLCREKDQDVVASVRKTVLELDKLDITEPYHKRHERDLLDQKKETEEALLLEMEQLERHQSEGRLESDKHLDKKRKETKRTKLARSRSLSSHPSTSKMTTLDKPSKGKEPGTCPAVKGPIPSSSDDGLRSHHFGHAPSSSMPVLIRSNTSSTLDHRSSTIKETRKLTMQRKSNSFGMQ, from the exons ATGTTCGGCAACAAAATGACATTGAATCAATCCAATTTGATTGGGCACATAGATGACCTGCAGGACCTAACCATCAACGAAAGACCAATACGGAGGAGTTTAAAG TCTGCAGAGGAGATTGAAAAGCTGACTGTGGACGAGGACCTAAACGATATAGAGCGAGCTGTGTACCTCCTCAG ctcgGGCCAGGAAGTGCAGAGGGCCAGCGTGGTCATGAACTTGCCCAATCTGGTGCgacagaaccctgctgagacaTTCCGGAGGGTGGTACCGAAAGTCAGG GAAGTGCTCCATGTGGGTGGGATGGAGCTACAGCTGGCTGCAGCCTCCTCATTTCTGACCATCCTGCAGGATGACATTGTCCTCATTCAGACGCATACACACTCCATTTTACAGATTGTCCTGCTCTACCTGGACCACCGGGATGCAG TGGTGAGCAATGCATGGCTCGAGACGCTGCTCTCAGCAATTGATGTCTTGCCGAAGGAGACGATCAGACAAGAG ATCTTGGGCCCACTGGTATCGAAGGCACAGCTCTCACAGACGCTGCCGGCCCGACTTGCCAGCTGCCGCATTCTGGGGAAGGCGGCTCTCAAGTTTGAGTCCCCACT GGTAAAGAAGGAGCTACTGCCTATCGTCCTGTCTCTGTGCCAAGATGTGGAATTTGAGGTCCGATCCTGCATGTGCCGGCAGCTGGAGAGCATCGCCAGGGGAATTGG GGTGGAGCCCACCAAGACGCTGGTGTTGCCAGAGCTCATGGAGCTGGCTCAGGATGAAGGAAGTATGGTGCGGCtggctgcttttgacacaattgTCAGCCTCCTAGAGATGTTTGACAGTG AGGATCGGACTCGCATCATCTTTCCCCTGGTGAAGGCCTTCTGTGAGAAGTGCTTCCAGGCTGAGGAAGCTGCCCTGGCCTCCCTGTCATACCAGTATGGAAGGCTCTGCCACGGCCTCTCAG GGAGCTTCACGGAGGAGCAGCACCTGTGGTTCCTGGAATTCTACAAGAAGCTGTGCATCGTGGGCCTCCAGCAGGAAAACGGACACAGTGAGGCACCCACTTACCCCCTGGAGCTGGAGAGCAAGTATGCGCTAGTGCGCAAGAACTGCGCCTACAACTTCCCA GCCATGGTGGTGTATGTGGAGCCTAAGCACTTCCTGTCTGAGCTGTACCCCACCTTTTCCAGCCTGTGCCGTGACCCTGAGATTTCTGTGCGCCGCACAACTGCTGTCGGCTTCCATGAA GTTGCCAAACTGTTAGGACCCAGTGTACACTGCATCCACAAAGAGCTTGTGACACTGCTGCAGGATGACTCACTGGAG GTATTAGATGCCCTCATGACCCACTTGCAGGAAACTCTGGAGCTTGCCACTTTGCGGGGAGAGGGCGGTGGGCCTGAGAGCAAG GTGAGCATACCAGATCTGGTTCCAGCCCTGGCAGCTGCAGAGCAGAAGGCGGCCGCCTCACTGCGCTGGCGTGTCCATGAGAAGCTACTGCAGAGATacgcctgcctgccctgcattgTCTCTGGGGACCAGATCTACTTCCGCTTCCTTCAGAGGATGTTCACCATTGTCACCACCAAC AATGCGCTCCCAGTCCAGAAAGAAGCAGCTAGAACGTTATGCGTATTCCTGCGGTACAACCGCAAACAAGAGCAACGGCAAGAGATCATTAGCAAGGTGGCTGAGC AACTTGCCCAAGGCAGAAGTTACTGGAATAGGCTGCGCTATTTGGATTTATGTGAGATAGCCATGGACCTCTTCTCTAAATCCTACTTTtgtaaatacttcctggtaatggCCCTGGAGTTGGTCAATGACCCTGTAGCCAACGTCAG GTACAAACTGTGCCACATGCTGCCCAGGCTAAAGGCATCTATCAGGCTGCCAGCAGATAAGCACTTGCTACAGCAGCTGGAGTTCTGCGTACACAGACTGCTGTGCCGAGAGAAGGACCAGGATGTGGTGGCGAGCGTTCGCAAG ACAGTGCTGGAACTGGACAAACTAGACATCACCGAACCA TATCACAAGCGACATGAGCGAGACTTATTGGACCAGAAGAAAGAGACGGAGGAGGCCCTTTTACTGGAGATG GAGCAGCTAGAAAGACATCAGAGTGAAGGGAGACTTGAAAGTGACAAACATTTAGACAAAAAGC GGAAAGAGACAAAGCGGACCAAACTGGCACGAAGCCGCTCTCTCAGCAGCCACCCCTCTACATCCAAGATGACCACTTTGGACAAACCTTC AAAGGGCAAGGAACCAGGAACCTGCCCAGCAGTGAAGGGGCCCATTCCCTCCTCTTCAG ATGACGGCCTCCGCTCTCACCACTTTGGCCATgccccctcctcctccatgCCAGTTCTGATCCGTAGCAACACCAGCAGCACTCTGGACCATCGGAGCAGCACGATCAAAGAGACCAGGAAGCTAACCAT
- the LOC125723775 gene encoding serine/threonine-protein phosphatase 4 regulatory subunit 4-like isoform X2: MFGNKMTLNQSNLIGHIDDLQDLTINERPIRRSLKSAEEIEKLTVDEDLNDIERAVYLLSSGQEVQRASVVMNLPNLVRQNPAETFRRVVPKVREVLHVGGMELQLAAASSFLTILQDDIVLIQTHTHSILQIVLLYLDHRDAVVSNAWLETLLSAIDVLPKETIRQEILGPLVSKAQLSQTLPARLASCRILGKAALKFESPLVKKELLPIVLSLCQDVEFEVRSCMCRQLESIARGIGVEPTKTLVLPELMELAQDEGSMVRLAAFDTIVSLLEMFDSEDRTRIIFPLVKAFCEKCFQAEEAALASLSYQYGRLCHGLSGSFTEEQHLWFLEFYKKLCIVGLQQENGHSEAPTYPLELESKYALVRKNCAYNFPAMVVYVEPKHFLSELYPTFSSLCRDPEISVRRTTAVGFHEVAKLLGPSVHCIHKELVTLLQDDSLEVLDALMTHLQETLELATLRGEGGGPESKVSIPDLVPALAAAEQKAAASLRWRVHEKLLQRYACLPCIVSGDQIYFRFLQRMFTIVTTNNALPVQKEAARTLCVFLRYNRKQEQRQEIISKVAEQLAQGRSYWNRLRYLDLCEIAMDLFSKSYFCKYFLVMALELVNDPVANVRYKLCHMLPRLKASIRLPADKHLLQQLEFCVHRLLCREKDQDVVASVRKTVLELDKLDITEPYHKRHERDLLDQKKETEEALLLEMEQLERHQSEGRLESDKHLDKKRKETKRTKLARSRSLSSHPSTSKMTTLDKPSKGKEPGTCPAVKGPIPSSSVLIRSNTSSTLDHRSSTIKETRKLTMQRKSNSFGMQ; encoded by the exons ATGTTCGGCAACAAAATGACATTGAATCAATCCAATTTGATTGGGCACATAGATGACCTGCAGGACCTAACCATCAACGAAAGACCAATACGGAGGAGTTTAAAG TCTGCAGAGGAGATTGAAAAGCTGACTGTGGACGAGGACCTAAACGATATAGAGCGAGCTGTGTACCTCCTCAG ctcgGGCCAGGAAGTGCAGAGGGCCAGCGTGGTCATGAACTTGCCCAATCTGGTGCgacagaaccctgctgagacaTTCCGGAGGGTGGTACCGAAAGTCAGG GAAGTGCTCCATGTGGGTGGGATGGAGCTACAGCTGGCTGCAGCCTCCTCATTTCTGACCATCCTGCAGGATGACATTGTCCTCATTCAGACGCATACACACTCCATTTTACAGATTGTCCTGCTCTACCTGGACCACCGGGATGCAG TGGTGAGCAATGCATGGCTCGAGACGCTGCTCTCAGCAATTGATGTCTTGCCGAAGGAGACGATCAGACAAGAG ATCTTGGGCCCACTGGTATCGAAGGCACAGCTCTCACAGACGCTGCCGGCCCGACTTGCCAGCTGCCGCATTCTGGGGAAGGCGGCTCTCAAGTTTGAGTCCCCACT GGTAAAGAAGGAGCTACTGCCTATCGTCCTGTCTCTGTGCCAAGATGTGGAATTTGAGGTCCGATCCTGCATGTGCCGGCAGCTGGAGAGCATCGCCAGGGGAATTGG GGTGGAGCCCACCAAGACGCTGGTGTTGCCAGAGCTCATGGAGCTGGCTCAGGATGAAGGAAGTATGGTGCGGCtggctgcttttgacacaattgTCAGCCTCCTAGAGATGTTTGACAGTG AGGATCGGACTCGCATCATCTTTCCCCTGGTGAAGGCCTTCTGTGAGAAGTGCTTCCAGGCTGAGGAAGCTGCCCTGGCCTCCCTGTCATACCAGTATGGAAGGCTCTGCCACGGCCTCTCAG GGAGCTTCACGGAGGAGCAGCACCTGTGGTTCCTGGAATTCTACAAGAAGCTGTGCATCGTGGGCCTCCAGCAGGAAAACGGACACAGTGAGGCACCCACTTACCCCCTGGAGCTGGAGAGCAAGTATGCGCTAGTGCGCAAGAACTGCGCCTACAACTTCCCA GCCATGGTGGTGTATGTGGAGCCTAAGCACTTCCTGTCTGAGCTGTACCCCACCTTTTCCAGCCTGTGCCGTGACCCTGAGATTTCTGTGCGCCGCACAACTGCTGTCGGCTTCCATGAA GTTGCCAAACTGTTAGGACCCAGTGTACACTGCATCCACAAAGAGCTTGTGACACTGCTGCAGGATGACTCACTGGAG GTATTAGATGCCCTCATGACCCACTTGCAGGAAACTCTGGAGCTTGCCACTTTGCGGGGAGAGGGCGGTGGGCCTGAGAGCAAG GTGAGCATACCAGATCTGGTTCCAGCCCTGGCAGCTGCAGAGCAGAAGGCGGCCGCCTCACTGCGCTGGCGTGTCCATGAGAAGCTACTGCAGAGATacgcctgcctgccctgcattgTCTCTGGGGACCAGATCTACTTCCGCTTCCTTCAGAGGATGTTCACCATTGTCACCACCAAC AATGCGCTCCCAGTCCAGAAAGAAGCAGCTAGAACGTTATGCGTATTCCTGCGGTACAACCGCAAACAAGAGCAACGGCAAGAGATCATTAGCAAGGTGGCTGAGC AACTTGCCCAAGGCAGAAGTTACTGGAATAGGCTGCGCTATTTGGATTTATGTGAGATAGCCATGGACCTCTTCTCTAAATCCTACTTTtgtaaatacttcctggtaatggCCCTGGAGTTGGTCAATGACCCTGTAGCCAACGTCAG GTACAAACTGTGCCACATGCTGCCCAGGCTAAAGGCATCTATCAGGCTGCCAGCAGATAAGCACTTGCTACAGCAGCTGGAGTTCTGCGTACACAGACTGCTGTGCCGAGAGAAGGACCAGGATGTGGTGGCGAGCGTTCGCAAG ACAGTGCTGGAACTGGACAAACTAGACATCACCGAACCA TATCACAAGCGACATGAGCGAGACTTATTGGACCAGAAGAAAGAGACGGAGGAGGCCCTTTTACTGGAGATG GAGCAGCTAGAAAGACATCAGAGTGAAGGGAGACTTGAAAGTGACAAACATTTAGACAAAAAGC GGAAAGAGACAAAGCGGACCAAACTGGCACGAAGCCGCTCTCTCAGCAGCCACCCCTCTACATCCAAGATGACCACTTTGGACAAACCTTC AAAGGGCAAGGAACCAGGAACCTGCCCAGCAGTGAAGGGGCCCATTCCCTCCTCTTCAG TTCTGATCCGTAGCAACACCAGCAGCACTCTGGACCATCGGAGCAGCACGATCAAAGAGACCAGGAAGCTAACCAT